One genomic segment of Paenibacillus xylanexedens includes these proteins:
- a CDS encoding FlxA-like family protein encodes MNSISSATKSSFTPGNQVSNRDKEIQGLMKQKARLNEDLQAVKTNDQLDSKIKAERVKSLTSFIQQVDNQISQIQSEELQEKNKTNQSEKPKQQEEPSQSSEGSLDPSMNHIVKHSQTYDQLGKLVGLRDRMHGSIKTLEGETRFDRIVLDNDTGNDMGKSMMLENAEQTVFKMKREMVQDINSQLSKTDQKIGDLIKEIHQPASKDSLKSPPYKTSTNKEDQEVNERKKTGSKEHPSDGGTTDQKSGNGLQTPASASPATSYPSVDIRI; translated from the coding sequence ATGAATTCAATCTCATCTGCAACCAAAAGCAGTTTCACTCCCGGGAATCAAGTCTCCAATCGGGATAAAGAAATTCAGGGACTTATGAAACAAAAGGCTCGACTTAATGAGGATCTACAGGCGGTTAAAACCAATGATCAACTTGATAGCAAAATAAAAGCCGAACGAGTTAAATCTTTAACTAGTTTCATTCAACAAGTTGATAACCAAATTTCCCAAATTCAATCAGAAGAACTTCAAGAGAAAAATAAAACAAATCAGTCTGAGAAACCTAAGCAGCAAGAAGAACCTTCTCAATCTAGTGAAGGGTCCTTAGATCCATCCATGAATCATATTGTTAAACATAGCCAGACATATGATCAGTTGGGTAAATTAGTAGGCTTACGTGATCGAATGCATGGTTCCATTAAAACTCTTGAGGGAGAGACCAGATTCGATCGGATCGTTCTGGATAATGACACGGGTAATGATATGGGAAAATCAATGATGCTAGAAAACGCAGAGCAAACTGTTTTTAAAATGAAGCGTGAAATGGTTCAGGATATCAACTCTCAGCTGAGCAAGACGGATCAGAAAATTGGAGATCTGATAAAAGAAATCCATCAACCTGCGTCAAAAGATTCACTTAAGTCGCCTCCGTATAAAACCTCAACGAACAAAGAAGATCAGGAAGTAAATGAAAGAAAGAAAACGGGAAGTAAGGAGCATCCATCAGATGGCGGAACCACAGATCAGAAATCAGGAAATGGTCTGCAAACTCCGGCTTCTGCATCTCCTGCTACTTCATATCCATCCGTCGATATTCGAATCTGA